agtaacccaagggccagtaaagttgttccccagaccattgctctgaagcttctattatgttttcccacttgattggtgacaaataaagctccttgtctccttgagcattctctttgtgctgttttagtttgaattaaagcataagattcatgaatcggaacttgagaggttgggaacaactttacttttgattattctttcctgcaactccagacaattagcttcaattatgtggtggtccAGACAAttcagtgatcttaatatttggtaatatttggtctttgatgctcacgacagagttccaacgctgcatgattaccttgttcaagcagattgctcgctgcctcagtagctcgcattttcaggtttgtttcatcattgatattccttctttttagtgttctatattaaaaggaaatactaactgtcgatgagattgttatcctcttgcttgaacatgaaccaaagtatataaatttgaccttttgatctgaaagtataaaaaaaagttaattggatactagttttttattttttttttgcagttgcatttgttgtattttcatatgtttctcagtgaacttctaaacaattcttttttcattaatttattaaggcttattataagtttcagtttgatggtgcaaattgttttcttttgtaatccatctgtttcttctttggtttaggaaagttgaagtgaatcccttgatttggaggagctgtcaggattagtaccatggattggcttgggcaatctcaatatttgcgtcaaactgtcttctggccttccctatcatctgcagtatctgaggtatactatgcacatttaccgtgaattttccttattgagcttgggctagtgacggttacgaatgtattttatttcaagaaccgtataagcaagtgttcgtgcatctagttttataacaatgcacttcgtatctttgatctaaaaagcttctgaaacaagtcatcttctccaagcatgccctgctcaacatgctagtcacctactggagtcatttcctcgatggcacggatgaatacctgaaatccatcctctactccaccattctttgccactcctcaagccgaaacaactgcaaaggtagagtcaacatcaagtattacattgtacctggctacaagaagaccggggccacaaaatccaataaagacaggtcaaacatcaagtagcattttgtaacttattcctcttaggttatatgcttggttaatatatatgcttagaacttgtaaagacaggtcaaacattaatatgcttggttaatatatccatctacagcactcccgctttttcctctaaatatgattttcatttagcatagaactaatgccaatttttttattttgatgcagtgtttaaagagcttgagtagaagttggccctaaagaaaacttgtcagttacgatataaacacacttacggtatgaattacatgtatatataacattgacatattatttagtacgagatttacatgtatgaaagttttcatacaaaatttcttgattgcctacaaccccaggtgtgctgatgacaagttgaagaagatggctctaagagtgatagctgaaagcctttcagaagaagagattgctggacttaaagaagcaattccatgcgatccCCCGTTTGAGATCCCAGAAGGGCCCTCGTACACTTGTCGTGGCCGCCGCCGGCATTTCTAGTGCTGTCTCTGAGGCCATGGCCGCCAAGTGGGCACAGAAGACCGTCGTCGTCCCTGCTCAGAGGCGCGGATGCCATCTCATCACCCCCAAGGTTCAATCGCCCCCAAATCTGTCTCTTTTTCTTCCGATCATTTCTTGATTTTATCTCCCTTATTAATCAGTAAAAAGCAATTTTTTTCCTGTTGTGTTTGGAAAATGATCCACTGGTCAATCGATAGATGCGTTTGGTTGTACTTGATCTCTTATATTTCTTACTGATGGACGCTCGATGTATAGGAAAATGTGATGAAACATAACTCGTATGCTTCTGGTGTTGTGCCAGATTGTTGAAGAGATACAACAAGATTTGTCGGGCTTCAAATGCGGCCTTGCTCATCTTTTCCGTGAGTTTTCGTTGACTGCGAttacaattttattaaaaacaaatTGTCCGTTGCATtttgctgctgttcttctgatcAGAAGGTTAAATACTTGTTCAGTGCAGCATACAAGTGCTTCTCTCACCATAAATGAGAATTATGACTCTGATGTTCAGAGCGACACTGAAACATTTCTGAATCGGATTGTGCCAGAGGTGATATTCATAGATCCCTTTAGTGATTACTGCAAAATAtagaattggattttttttttttgacgatTTACTTATGATTCATCCTTTGCTTATTGTGTTAGGGTCGATCTGCACCGTGGAAGCACACATTGGAAGGTGAGTAAACGTGAAAATTGCAGCCTCCCAATTTCATTAACACCCAATACTGAAATAGCCTTCTTTCATCTCTGGCAATTGCCAGAAAAATCAGTATCAGCTGATAAAGCAGTTACGATTTATTGAACTGCTGTGCTGATCTTGGCATTAAATATTGTAGAAGAGCTTATGATTGCCATTCCCTATGTATAATTCTTCTAATCAAGCGACCATCCTTCTCGAATAATAGCAGCAAGACTATTAATCATGCTTTATCTTTCTGTTTCAATAAGACAGGAatggttcttctcttctt
This genomic stretch from Zingiber officinale cultivar Zhangliang chromosome 7A, Zo_v1.1, whole genome shotgun sequence harbors:
- the LOC122000205 gene encoding UPF0047 protein YjbQ-like; the encoded protein is MAAKWAQKTVVVPAQRRGCHLITPKIVEEIQQDLSGFKCGLAHLFLQHTSASLTINENYDSDVQSDTETFLNRIVPEGRSAPWKHTLEGE